A DNA window from Pithys albifrons albifrons isolate INPA30051 chromosome 7, PitAlb_v1, whole genome shotgun sequence contains the following coding sequences:
- the LOC139674669 gene encoding zinc finger protein ZFP2-like translates to MEEEAARKRKMPQDPQAEEERSSQRQEGSQTFSQSSNLVVQQNLHTKEKCYKCLECGKSFSSSSDLFRHQHIHSGERPYTCGECGKSFRSSSNLIQHKMVHTGERPYECSQCGKRFQTSSALLLHQRTHTEERPFRCTHCGKSFNQKAHLITHQGIHTGERPYEYGECGKSFKRNSHLISHWLIHTGERPDKCLECGKSFIRSTHLTLHQRTHQ, encoded by the exons ATGGAGGAAgaggctgcgaggaagaggaagatgccgcaggacccccaggcag aggaggaaagaagcagccagaggcaggaaggcagccagactttcagccagagctccaaCCTGGTGGTGCAGCAGAATCTTcacacaaaggaaaagtgctacaagtgcttggaatgtgggaagagcttcagcagcagctccgaCCTGTTtcgccaccagcacatccacagtggggaacggccctacacctgtggggaatgtgggaagagcttcagatCCAGCTCCAACCTGATACAGCACAAGATggtccacactggggaacgtccctacgagtgttcccagtgtgggaagaggtttcagaccagctcagctctcctcctgcatcagcgcacacacacggaggagaggcccttccgctgcacccactgcgggaagagcttcaaccaGAAGGCCCacctcatcacccaccagggcatccacactggggagaggccatATGAGTatggggagtgtgggaagagcttcaaacGCAACTCCCACCTCATCTCCCACTGGCTTATccacacaggggagaggcctGACAAGTGCttggagtgtgggaagagcttcatccgGAGCACTCACTTGACTTtacaccaacggacccaccagtAA